In the Ilumatobacteraceae bacterium genome, one interval contains:
- a CDS encoding nitroreductase produces MNLDDFGDLVRSRRTHMLVDRERAVPVELVDRLCELATWAPCHKKTWPWKFAAFTGYGRARLGEAFVDDMCERSIGDEAKRLKTMTKYTRTPTTLVVGCEPHEHPTFHDENRDAVSAAIQNILLGATAAGLASFWSTAPIIDSPRALDLCGFAPDDRILAIIYLGWPTGSVQTPVRPAPSITHIDD; encoded by the coding sequence ATGAACCTCGACGACTTCGGCGACCTGGTGCGCTCGCGCCGCACCCACATGCTCGTTGACCGCGAACGTGCGGTCCCGGTCGAACTGGTCGACCGACTCTGCGAACTGGCCACGTGGGCCCCGTGTCACAAGAAGACCTGGCCGTGGAAGTTCGCCGCGTTCACGGGCTACGGCCGCGCTCGTCTCGGCGAGGCGTTCGTCGACGACATGTGCGAACGAAGCATCGGTGACGAGGCCAAGCGCCTCAAGACGATGACGAAGTACACGCGCACCCCCACGACCCTCGTCGTCGGGTGCGAGCCCCACGAGCACCCGACGTTCCACGACGAGAACCGCGACGCCGTGTCGGCGGCGATCCAGAACATCCTCCTCGGTGCCACCGCCGCCGGGCTCGCCTCGTTCTGGTCGACCGCGCCGATCATCGATTCGCCACGGGCGCTCGACCTGTGCGGGTTCGCGCCCGACGACCGGATCCTGGCGATCATCTACCTGGGTTGGCCGACCGGCTCGGTCCAGACACCGGTCCGGCCGGCGCCGTCGATCACGCACATCGACGACTGA